In Populus trichocarpa isolate Nisqually-1 chromosome 7, P.trichocarpa_v4.1, whole genome shotgun sequence, the following proteins share a genomic window:
- the LOC7477967 gene encoding probable disease resistance protein At5g66910 → MWMELYKLDEEAYAVAKIQELSNMNLVDLVVTRNYLSSCYNHHFAMQHDLLRKLAIHQSDLEPLEQRKRQVLEICANNVPDWWMEQKQPSISSRLLSISTDENFSPSWCSMQAPEVEVMILNCRP, encoded by the exons ATGTGGATGGAATTGTACAAGCTAGATGAAGAAGCATATGCCGTTGCCAAAATCCAGGAACTCTCTAACATGAATTTAGTTGATCTTGTAGTCACAAG GAATTATCTAAGCAGCTGCTATAATCATCACTTCGCTATGCAGCATGATCTTCTAAGAAAGCTAGCTATCCATCAAAGTGACTTGGAACCACTGGAGCAGAGAAAAAGACAAGTTCTGGAGATCTGTGCAAACAATGTCCCTGACTGGTGGATGGAACAGAAGCAGCCAAGCATTAGTAGCCGCCTGTTGTCTATCTCCACAG ATGAAAACTTCTCACCAAGTTGGTGCTCCATGCAAGCTCCTGAAGTTGAGGTTATGATCCTTAATTGTCGACCATGA